The following is a genomic window from Strongyloides ratti genome assembly S_ratti_ED321, chromosome : 1.
CACGCTGTTGCAGCAACCAATAAAGGGAATGAACAAAGTGCCCTTCAACAACAGGCTCAATTTATTCAACAGTTAATACTTATGCAAACAACCAAACAAATTAGTCCTCAACAACAATTGGGAATGATTCAAATGGCACAACTAGTgcagttattaaaaaatcaacaaCAACAAACACAGTTACAACAATTAGCTCAACAACAAGCATCTTCTTCAACTGCCTCTGCTTCGACTTCTAAAcctcaaaataataattcatcTGATACTCAAAGAATATGGCTTGCTATGATGGAGAAAGCTGTAAGTACAAGGGTCATTCCTCCAGATTTACGAAAACACATTGATCATATTAGAAAAGACAAAAATACAATGAATGATATTATACAAAAGATAATGAAATTggatgaaaatattaaaaaaaattcaaattataAGTTGTCGCAAGAGGATAAATTTGTTCAACATATGTATATCatacttaaaataatatccGATGAAGAAGAAGCTgctaagaaaaaaatttcatgtGAGTTATGTAACCAAAGTCAGTCAAATAAATCTTCactttttcttcatttacGATCTGAGCATAAGCAGCTGTTATATAAAGAACCATCGTATATGGATAATGGACCTTCTATTCCGTGTGAAAAATGTAGTGCTAAGTTTTTTACATGGCTTGCATTGGAAAGgcattattttgataaacatAATCTTGTTACAGTTGATCTTCTTCATAAAGCACAGAGAAATGAAGATGGTGGTGTATgtaaattatgtaaaaatacatttaagaGTGGTTTTGTTACACATATGGTTAGGGAACATAAACAAGAAGTTGCTTCAATAGCAATAAGTCCTAGTTGTGATTTTTGCAGTGTCAAAGCAAATTCATATGCTGAACTGATACTACACATTTCTGAGAAGCACAAACGGTGAATATCCTTTTTAAATGTAGGGTGGTTCACAGAAGTCTTCCTCATTGAGTCAAAATGGTATGTATAGTgcaaataaagaaaaaaattttggttACTATTCAGCTCTGATGgtaccattttttttaaattatttccaCTATTTGAatgtcaattttttaattatttattcagATTTTGACTAATTGTACTTGTAAtggatttttaatttttataaataaatttttgtttatcattaacatattattcttgtattgttttattttttcttctgattttaaaagataaattttcatagcattaataagttttttttttatggaGAATTTcgaaaaatgtttttatatatactgGTATTTTCCTTGtcatttctaaaaatttcaCTGTACTTAGAAAATATTggtaaaatgaaatatacaTTTGAAAAACTATcaatttctataaaataaatataataaaaataaaattcatgCACAACTTCAACTCtgaaaaatgtataatttttctgatatttcatttaaattagaaaaaaatatatacaaagtTAGAGAATGAAATAGAGATTTCAAAAAGTTATTTGGAAAAGACAAGCTTCGTACTTAAAatgaaacaattttttttttaaattgtaaaatatccaaaaatataaataaccgaaaatttaatgacaaaaagtttttttcgatttttttatttgtcaTGGCGTAGAATAACGCTTATTACAAAGAATGGAATAacttcttaaaaaaaattatatgttcATATAGAATTTTTAGCAAAATTTGTAAACTTTTCTATCTGCTGCAacattttaacataaataaatttttaattaaaatttgatataattgTAAAGAAAAAGTTGTACAAAAACGTTTCCAATGTTtgttttttgtaaaaattaattttgaagttatatataataatttaaaattaggTACAAAATGTGAGGTAATTTAGAATTTGTTAAAACTTATAGCTTCTTTAAAAGagtatttatcaaaaaaatgtatatgggcaattatattctttaaattttaagtatTATACTATACTTATATCATTATTCATTCTcgagatattttaaaatatgtttaaaaagaatttaacaattttatcatttttatgtcttttttcacttttaataagtcataaatttttaaaatatatttttttttaaatgataatatatacaaattatgaagttttttattttctttcgAATGAAGTAAGTAACGTTAAGAAAagattatttgtttttatgatataaactaaaaaacatctgtttttttaaattactttttataatttagcatatataaatatataaatttattataaactttaatttaaaaagaaaaataaaaatttaaaaaaaattatattgtatatatatttttatttcagaatagttaatattaaagaataatttgaaaattgttttctaattaattatatttttaataaattctaatatatgtaatgtttattaaaaactaatcttatgaaaaaaaaatattaaaaatgtttagtaattaagtttaattttgtataaaaataaagtttgtatattttattaaattacaatcaaattttttctgaaatatataacatttaatttaaacatcaaaacatttttcgttgaaatattttgtgataataatagtattaaaaaattataaagtatttattacATTACTATTTTGGTGTTTCATGTTTTAATGGTGGGAAtccttttaaataatgttctCTATGAAGagcatttttaattgtatgtATTCTTTTTCTCGTCTCTCCATGAGTGGCATCATATAATGAACTACAATAAGAATCTTCTTGAGTAACATATAAGGTACAATCAATAACATTTCCTTCTTTCTCTTTTTTCTTTAGTTTTATGATTCTACTTACAAATCGTAATGTTGTAATGAtacttattataattaatatccagagaaaaattatactaCTAATATGAAATAAAGTTTTAGTTTTGGGAAATTCATTGTTATAGATAACTGTAACTTCTTCTGAAGAACAATCTTTTCTTTCACAAAAAACACCAGAATAACATGGTTTACATTTACAACCAAAATAAGATTCATTAACTATTGGCCATTGACAAATTCCTTCATTTAAACAAGGATTATAATCACATAAATTGTTTCCATAAAACTTCATGAtgtatgaataaaaattaattaaaaaaaaaaagaatttttattatattaaagcaaatttaataaatgcaaaaaaaagtagttaaataaaaacaaatttttactaatattCAATAAGttaattaacaataattacattataaaataacaaaaaaacatataataaataatattcatttttttacaaaatcctttataaaataatctatatttatatgttccACGCCGGCTCCTATAGATATAAGAGTTTtcttgttaaaaataatatttgaaggATCAGATATTGAAAGCACTTTTCCATTTTCAAAACCTACACTACCAAAAccagaattaaaaatataatgaccTATCCTACAATCAAGAGATACAGAAAAAATgtgatataatttatttgcaTCAATTACTGTAATTCCTGTTAATGTACTTGCATGATAACGTATCTCAGTTACTTTGGAACCCtgatatataatatgtaaTGTTCCAGATTCACTACCAACACATATCAAAGAAGCATTATAAGCTGCCAATGATGACAAACCAGCACgttcaataaaaatagtttttactTTATGAATCTTCATTTCTGTTGctatttcaaatatatataaattaccaTCTGTACCTATTGAGGCAAATGaactattattaattttatctaatttaCTATACATCCAATTGACATCTTCtatataattatcaataataacaacagttttattctttatattcCATTCTAAAAGTTTTATGGAACCATCAGAAAGAATTGTTATTAAGGGAATTGTAATAATATCAGatgtaatattttcattaaccATTACTTGCAAACCTAATATTCTTAAATCTTCatcaaatttaaatgtatGAAGATGTGATAAAAATGTTGGACCTTCATCTGTACAACATTtccaaaataatatttcaccTTTACCACCAACTGAGATAACATAAATAGTAGTTGATTCCTCATTTATCTCTTTAATACACTTTATATCATAAACAGTTGATATATGTTGATTTATTCTTTGCAAtactttttgttttttcaaagaattattattaagattATAAACTTCTGACAAAACAATATTCGTATCAACAGAACCAGTTAAATAATGTGTTGGTGATATAGCACATATAGTTGTAATTTGTAATGTATGAAGATAATTATCAAGAATTGAAAcaaaattacaatttaattttacacGATTCAATTTTCCTTtggaaataaaagaaaaatcaaaatatggTATATCAGATTCAATGAATCTACCATTCCATGCTCTATGACCACCACCACATTCAAATTCACATATTTTTGTACCTGTCTCTAAATGAAATAATCGAAAGTATTTTGCATGAAAACCACCAACATATAAttcattttgaaataaataaatagaatTTGGCCATTCTAACATTGAATCAATAACAGTTCTAGGgataacattttttgattttaataatggATTAAAAAACCATGTTCTTACTAACCCGTCTTTTCCAATTGTATAAATAACAtaagttaaattatttgcCTTTACATATATATCTAATATTGCTTCTTTATCATGtgcatatataaaaatttcttttggttcatatactattttatcttcatttccatttatataaaaaaaacaaccaTTCTTTTGtccaataaaaatatatgatgtATTAGGAATTATTAAAGCAGATGTTATTTGAGTTGGAGGTTTCATTTGTATATTATAACGTTTACATGGTATTAAAGAAAAGTTATAAACAATAACAGTACCATCaacaaatgataaaaaaaatgaattgtCACTCCAGATGGTTGACATAATTGTTTTTccaaaattttctttataaatatttttttttgctatattaataaaataaacggAATCTTTTGTACAAACTGTTACTACTTTTTTTGAACCAGAAATTACTAAAGAATCAGATCTAATatctttatcaattaataaaatttcagaaaattttgttaaatgattatataatGATACTTCCCCATTTGatgaaataataacaaattcatttttattacataaactattaaaaccacgaatctttaatttatcatcTTCAAATTCTATTTCTTCACTTGGACCTTTTAATATACTTTCATTTAATTGTAATCTAATTAATTCACCATAATAAGTTCCTAGAAAAAGTTGTCTATCAAAACATATCATTGAAAATATAGTACCACCTTTAATAGATAATTTCTGAACTAATTTTGGCTttgtttcattattataCCACTTCCAAATACATACCATTTCATCACCACCAGCTGTTAGATGATAATCAAACGCCTCACAATATGCTATAGAGAAAGGGCGAAATTCATGCCCGTATGAACAAGATATTTCATTTTGGTTATTAGTATTCCAACATCGAAAAGATCTATCATCACCAATagaatataatttatcatttacaaaattaatagCAAAAACCATTCCATGATGTCCTTCAAATCTTCCAACAACATTTAAAGACTTTAATGGTtcaaacattaatatttgtcCAAAGCATGTACCAACAAACAAATGACattcatctttttttgaagaaataaaaagtGAACATAAGGCAACAGTTGAAAAATCTAAAGAAGCAGAATATTTTGTCTTAAAAGTAACAATATCTTCTTCAATAATATTCAGTATTGTAATTGAATTTGttgaaaaatgtaaaataactTCTAAATTTCTTACACAAAAAGCACTTAAAATCCAATCTCTATAATATCGAATTTTTAACACTTTATAATCCTTTAAAATAGCTATAGCTTTTTCACCATAAACgattaaatactttttatctATTTCAAAAATACCATGAATATTATAACCACGTTCCACAAAAACAGGTACTTGTTGATGTAAATTCCATTCATTATTAACTTTACTGTTAAAATTTTCAGTAATATATCTCTTGTATATTGATATTATTGAAGCGTTACCTAAAAAAGGAACgaaaaaaaagagataaaaattaaattctgTATAGTTAAGGTATCAATTACCAACTAATAAAGTATcagcattttttttatatgaacaTAAACGTGGTCCAACAATGTGCATTGTCATTTAATTATactcttttttatatacttccaataatagtaataaatatttgtaccTATTTcggtaatatatatatatatatttctttttttctcttAACAGGGAATGTAATGTAGTATAGTTAATGAAAGAATAAAATGTCCAAGTAATAGTGGTCTTggtaattttagaaaattaaaaaatataccaCACCCAACTTCAAAATAACAATTACaatgtaatatattaataaattaattgtaaatgGTTTCCTGATCCTGATCTTGGTCTTAAAACGATTCACAAAGAGAcgattatcaaataaaatgaGGCGTTTATGGAGGTGGAGTGGtttgtataattaaattttataattattactaTGAATGTTGGTAATTTAGATAATTCAATAAAATCTGAATCAATAGATAATATAAaggaagaaaattttaataatttggagaaaaaagatttaaatgaaattttacaaaatatttctaaaattgaATTGCAAAAACTTGATGCATTTTATGAAGAAAAGGATAGTGAAAATAAAGGAAATAGGTATAGTTTtcttgttaaaaattataaatattattttaaatttaattttagaagTAGTCCTAATGAAAATCCCTCACCACCATCAAATACAACAAGAGGAAGACCAAAAAAAGAGGTTTCTGCTTCGTTAAATGAAAtaagattaaaattattacaattacCTGAGCCATATGAATATAATTCAAAGACATTATATGAATTAGCAAGACTTTATATGTTtggtaacaaaaaaaaaagttatgttAAAGAAAATTGGGAAGACTCTACTTTATTTAatcaatttaaaacaaatactatgaaaaatgaaagtaatccattatttttaaatgattcatTAGATCTTCTTGCAACACAAGAAATAAGAGAATTACCTAAATCTAGAAAGGATATACCCGTATTGCCTAAATGGCCAAGtccattaaaaaataatgatcaAGATAATGTCGATGTAGAAGATAGAGaagatattttaagaaaCCATATAAAACACTGGAAAAAAGTTAGAAGAAGTTGGCTTaattatagtaaaattaGATATCCACAACATAGTAGAAGTATGCAACTTTTAGAAACTGTTTATGGTATATCTCAAGCATCTcgtaataaataattttttatattaaataatttttattttatttattaaaaattaagaagATGAAAATACTAAACTTAATCATTActatattgttatttttaaaaaatttgtctaTGTACTTTCCTTAAGTATTAATTTACTTAACTTAATTATTATTGGTAAAAGTTATAGTCAAtggtataaaaaatttcaataacTACAGAGTGCaccattattttattttaaagttacaaaaaaaaaaacatctaactcatagaaaaattttattttcctATACTTTAAGAAATTAAACAACATTTCTCAACAAAGATTTATTTGACAAAAACcaatataacaataatttcGTAACACCAAAGACACATGAATATACGAATTTAACGATTAGATTTGGCTACACGTTCAAGTTCGTCTTTCTTCTTGATAGCATAAGAGTTAGATGATCCCTTAGCAGCATTGATAAGTTCATCAGCTAAACATTCAGCAATTGTCTTAATATTACGGAAAGCAGCTTCACGAGCTCCAGTACAAAGAAGCCAAAGAGCTTGATTAACTCTTCTTAATGGTGAGACATCAACAGCTTGTCTTCTAACGGTTCCAGCTCTACCAATACGAGTGGAGTCTTCACGTGGTCCAGAGTTGATGACAGCATTAACAAGGACTTGTACAGGATTTTCTCCAGTAAGAAGGTGAATAATTTCGAAAGCGTGTTTAACAATACGAACAGTCATAAGTTTTTTTCCGTTGTTTCTTCCATGCATCATAAGTGATGAAGCAAGACGCTCAACAATTGGGCATCCAGCTTTACGGAATCTCTTTACTTGCCAACGGCCAGCTGTATGTGGAAGATATTTGGCAGATTTGTCTTTGACAGCAATGTAGtcctaaaaaaaaacgttaaaaattaaaaaaaatatataaaaacaaagaTCTTACAACAAGGGAGATATCAGAAACTTCGATATCAGCAAGAGACCATTTTGAAAAAACTTTAATCTCTGGTGCGTCGACGATAGCGTCAGTTACTCCTTCAGCGGTAGTTTCCCACTCAGCCATTATGATAAAcctacaaaatttaaaaataaagttttaattttcacGGTTCAACATAAAAAAGTCTGTTTTTAACAGCACATCAATATATTTAACGCtcataaatatgaaaataaaaagctTGAAAATaggaaagaaaaataatactatacGATTCaacaaaagaattttttaaaatttttagtaaattgatggaaaaaatatagaaatagagatacatttttaataaatttcaatGAAGGTACTACATTCCACATGGGTTCAGTTGAGGAGCAGACAATTCGTTATAGGAGAGAGCTTATTGATAATAGCGAgtgtattatatttaatcgcaataattatgaaattttattttttaatagttagATTCACTTTTAGATACTTgctttcaaaaaattaaaaacctGACAACAAAAcgtaattaaattattttttagaatatagTAACTTTATTTTCCAATTAaggaaaataaaaagtagaTAAAAACTTTTACCTTAACTATATGATTGTAGCGTAACATGGTATAGAAAGTAATTGCTTACCGTTGTTAATACTTAatagtatttataaaattcaattctatactttttaaccaaataatttataaaagaaattcttTCCCTTGTTTCATATTCAGtacattttttgatttatttctAATTGACATAAATAAACActttattgtttattattaatttaatttttacccATTATGGAATTTGTTTTCTTACTACCACTTTTTTTCATACGAAatagaataataaatattgctatatataaaaactttttactatatcagtaaagataaatgaaattaaaacaattatttggCACcaaattcttaaaattaatcatttctttaaaaagtaCAGGCGATATTTccaacaaataaaattaaaaatccatgtttagaaaaaaaactatataacactattttaaacataaattaaACACCGGAAAAGTTACCAAAATTCAACTAAAAatgtaaaactttttttaaacaattccCTGAAttccaataaaaatattaaaattttactatggaatgtttttattatatgtttacttcttaaaaaaaagctattagtactaattatatatacaattattttctatagACATAATGAAAAGTcatgaataataaatattttagaaaaatttccgcctttagttatatctcgcttcaaaatGAAGATGCAAACAAACCGTTTTTTTTAATCGACTTCTCTAACGTTTTCATATAGGGTCTaccaacaaaatatttttataactttaacgattaatgagatataaaaaatgatgataatGGATAGCGCGCGAAAAATATACACATatcatatctcaagaacgaTTGAGATTCAGAAAATGTTTTCAACGTGGActacatttaaaaagttgAAAGAAGTCTAGCGCACCAAGTTTCAAGTTTCTGTGAGCTTCCGAACTTGAGTTATGAACTCGTGCtcgaaaatattttaaagctACATTTTTGCTTTTATCTCAAGATGTAAGcatcctatgaagatgggactAGTCTCATTCGCTTTCTCATAAAAAACTGATCTAGAAtagttaaattaattttaaaattcttcaATGAATCATAAAAGGCGATTTTTGNNNNNNNNNNNNNNNNNNNNNNNNNNNNNNNNNNNNNNNNNNNNNNNNNNNNNNNNNNNNNNNNNNNNNNNNNNNNNNNNNNNNNNNNNNNNNNNNNNNNNNNNNNNNNNNNNNNNNNNNNNNNNNNNNNNNNNNNNNNNNNNNNNaaaaaagtttttttttgtagcaCTACTTATAATGATGATATCGGAACTTTGGAATATTTTTGGTAGTTGATGAATTTTAGAAGAAATAGAAGATATTACCAACGAATCTTATGATTTTCAgttaattttgaaattgGAATTGAATGAGACCAATTTTAATGCGTTATGTTAAGTTTTACCTGAGATATTGAAAAGGTaggaacaatgaatattttagaaaaatttccgccttttgtcatatctcgcttcaaaatgaagatataaacaagcagttttttttaatcgaCTTCTATTACGTTTTCATAtagggtctaccttcaaaatatttttataactttaacgattaatgagatataaaaaatgatgataatAGATTGCGCGCGAAAAACATACACATatcatatctcaagaacgaTTGAAATTGAAGAAATGTTTTCAACGTGGActacatttaaaaagttaaaagaagCCCAGCGCACCAAGTTTCAAGTTTCTGTGAGCTTCCAAACTTGAGTTATGAGCACGTGctcaaaaatatttgtaagcTACATTTTTGCTTATATCTCGTGATTTAAGCATCCTATGGAGATAAGAATAGTCTCATTCGCTTTCTCACAAAAATTCGATCTAGAATTGTTAAactaattttgtaaattttcaatatatcATGAAAGGCGatttttgtcaaaaaatattccccactTTCGCCTTCAACTTCAACTGCCTATAACTTTCTGggttttcatttttatatagccttgattatattcaaaattcataatttttcaagggctatcgaatgaatgTATTGGCATTctaaaattctaaaaatagattttttttgtggtattacaattaatgataataacgaaaatttagaatatttttgatagTTGATGAATTTTAGAAGAAATAGAAGATATTACCAACGAATCTTATGATTTTCTgttaattttgaaattgGAATTGAATGAGACCAATTTTAATGCGTTATGTTAAGTTTTACCTGAGATATTGAAAAGGTaggaacaatgaatattttagaaaaatttccgccttttgtcatatctcgcttcaaaataaagatataaacaagcagttttttttaatcaactTCTATTACGTTTTCATATANNNNNNNNNNNNNNNNNNN
Proteins encoded in this region:
- a CDS encoding 40S ribosomal protein S5, producing the protein MAEWETTAEGVTDAIVDAPEIKVFSKWSLADIEVSDISLVDYIAVKDKSAKYLPHTAGRWQVKRFRKAGCPIVERLASSLMMHGRNNGKKLMTVRIVKHAFEIIHLLTGENPVQVLVNAVINSGPREDSTRIGRAGTVRRQAVDVSPLRRVNQALWLLCTGAREAAFRNIKTIAECLADELINAAKGSSNSYAIKKKDELERVAKSNR
- a CDS encoding Epidermal growth factor-like domain-containing protein, yielding MKFYGNNLCDYNPCLNEGICQWPIVNESYFGCKCKPCYSGVFCERKDCSSEEVTVIYNNEFPKTKTLFHISSIIFLWILIIISIITTLRFVSRIIKLKKKEKEGNVIDCTLYVTQEDSYCSSLYDATHGETRKRIHTIKNALHREHYLKGFPPLKHETPK
- a CDS encoding Protein LIN37 family-containing protein, producing MRRLWRWSDNSIKSESIDNIKEENFNNLEKKDLNEILQNISKIELQKLDAFYEEKDSENKGNRSSPNENPSPPSNTTRGRPKKEVSASLNEIRLKLLQLPEPYEYNSKTLYELARLYMFGNKKKSYVKENWEDSTLFNQFKTNTMKNESNPLFLNDSLDLLATQEIRELPKSRKDIPVLPKWPSPLKNNDQDNVDVEDREDILRNHIKHWKKVRRSWLNYSKIRYPQHSRSMQLLETVYGISQASRNK
- a CDS encoding WD40 repeat and WD40/YVTN repeat-like-containing domain and WD40-repeat-containing domain-containing protein, translated to MTMHIVGPRLCSYKKNADTLLVGNASIISIYKRYITENFNSKVNNEWNLHQQVPVFVERGYNIHGIFEIDKKYLIVYGEKAIAILKDYKVLKIRYYRDWILSAFCVRNLEVILHFSTNSITILNIIEEDIVTFKTKYSASLDFSTVALCSLFISSKKDECHLFVGTCFGQILMFEPLKSLNVVGRFEGHHGMVFAINFVNDKLYSIGDDRSFRCWNTNNQNEISCSYGHEFRPFSIAYCEAFDYHLTAGGDEMVCIWKWYNNETKPKLVQKLSIKGTYYGELIRLQLNESILKGPSEEIEFEDDKLKIRGFNSLCNKNEFVIISSNGEVSLYNHLTKFSEILLIDKDIRSDSLVISGSKKVVTVCTKDSVYFINIAKKNIYKENFGKTIMSTIWSDNSFFLSFVDGTVIVYNFSLIPCKRYNIQMKPPTQITSALIIPNTSYIFIGQKNGCFFYINGNEDKIVYEPKEIFIYAHDKEAILDIYVKANNLTYVIYTIGKDGLVRTWFFNPLLKSKNVIPRTVIDSMLEWPNSIYLFQNELYVGGFHAKYFRLFHLETGTKICEFECGGGHRAWNGRFIESDIPYFDFSFISKGKLNRVKLNCNFVSILDNYLHTLQITTICAISPTHYLTGSVDTNIVLSEVYNLNNNSLKKQKVLQRINQHISTVYDIKCIKEINEESTTIYVISVGGKGEILFWKCCTDEGPTFLSHLHTFKFDEDLRILGLQVMVNENITSDIITIPLITILSDGSIKLLEWNIKNKTVVIIDNYIEDVNWMYSKLDKINNSSFASIGTDGNLYIFEIATEMKIHKVKTIFIERAGLSSLAAYNASLICVGSESGTLHIIYQGSKVTEIRYHASTLTGITVIDANKLYHIFSVSLDCRIGHYIFNSGFGSVGFENGKVLSISDPSNIIFNKKTLISIGAGVEHINIDYFIKDFVKK